A window from Rhea pennata isolate bPtePen1 chromosome 1, bPtePen1.pri, whole genome shotgun sequence encodes these proteins:
- the PDXP gene encoding chronophin: MAGCRRLSGAGLREVLGPAQGLLFDCDGVLWAGERAVPGAPELLERLRRSGKATLFVSNNSRRSVAELERRFSRLGFRGVRAEQVFSSALCSALFLRQRLLGSGGGDGGPGRVFVLGGEGLRGEVRDAGLRLAGEGELGSGDAEPVRAVLVGYDDQFTFAKLAQACGYLRDPQCLLVATDPDPWHPLSDGQRTPGTGSLTAAVETASGRKAMVVGKPNTYMFDCIVERFGVDPSRTLMVGDRLETDILFGKNCGLSTILTLTGVSRLEEAQAYMASDSAAAKDLVPNYYVDSIADLIPGLDE; the protein is encoded by the exons AtggcgggctgccggcggctgAGCGGCGCGGGCCTGCGTGAGGTGCTGGGCCCGGCGCAGGGGCTGCTCTTCGATTGCGACGGTGTGCTGTGGGCGGGCGAGCGGGCTGTGCCGGGCGCCCCCGAGCTGCTGGAGCGGCTGCGGCGCAGCGGCAAGGCCACGCTCTTCGTCAGCAACAACAGCCGCCGCTCCGTGGCCGAGCTGGAGCGGCGCTTCAGCCGCCTCGGCTTCCGCGGCGTCCGCGCCGAGCAGGTCTTCAGCTCCGCGCTCTGCTCCGCCCTCTTCCTCCGCCAGCGCCTCCTCGGCAGCGGCGGTGGCGacggcgggcccggccgcgtCTTCGTGCTGGGCGGCGAGGGGCTGCGCGGCGAGGTGCGTGACGCCGGGCTGCGCCTGGCGGGCGAGGGCGAGCTGGGCTCCGGCGACGCCGAGCCCGTGCGCGCCGTCCTGGTGGGCTACGACGACCAGTTCACCTTCGCCAAGCTGGCGCAGGCCTGCGGTTACCTGCGTGACCCGCAGTGCCTCCTGGTCGCCACGGACCCCGACCCTTGGCACCCTCTCAGCGACGGCCAGCGCACCCCCg gtACAGGGAGtctcacagcagcagtggaaacTGCCTCTGGCCGCAAGGCGATGGTAGTGGGGAAGCCAAATACATACATGTTTGATTGCATCGTGGAGCGTTTTGGTGTAGACCCCTCCCGCACCCTCATGGTGGGAGACCGTCTGGAGACAGATATCCTCTTCGGCAAGAACTGCGGCCTCTCCACCATCCTTACCTTGACAGGTGTCTCCCGCCTGGAAGAGGCACAGGCCTATATGGCTAGTGACAGCGCTGCTGCCAAGGATCTTGTGCCCAATTACTATGTGGACAGCATTGCAGACTTGATACCAGGCCTGGATGAGTAA